One Syntrophobacterales bacterium genomic window carries:
- a CDS encoding thiamine pyrophosphate-binding protein gives MLNLDIQTAMLGKDAILHFFIAKGIRHLFYLPGIHSLPLSESFRRHKIQVIMGRHELDLAYMTIGYAEASGGPGVLIVTPGPGLGNIISGCMEAHAGNVPLLILHVDTGREEIGKGILHELAAVEALFRPITKAVFAASRKEEVVPVLREGFRTMITGRRGTVLVSIPYRFFEKDISAENEEHEEREVSPELDGAMEVLEGCHKPVIIGGKSLMREDLGMAVKAICEEKGIPFLTTTSGKGAISELSRCAFGNVMAKGLAREIVSSADMVIALGTRLRDMDVKRRGVKIHKLVHIDVDDAWIGRNHGAHLGASGDLGTALGGIRKILKNSRFDWDMDLLKEKERRERETLKKGSTGFRVMQIIRDAVPPETTTVWDLSLVGYWAEYYFPVVHQRTFIMPTGVAPTFFSFPAALGAKLSRTDQPVLSVTGDGSFLPCASDLATAKQYNIPVVILVYNSGGFGILEEYMDSSYGIRSSMALANPDFTKLAKSFGIKAKKAGTLDRLKGLFRDDVTWDEPFLIELDLPAFPPPWKFIF, from the coding sequence ATGCTAAACTTAGATATTCAAACCGCAATGCTCGGCAAAGACGCGATTTTACATTTTTTTATAGCAAAAGGCATCCGCCATCTCTTCTATCTCCCTGGCATCCACAGCCTTCCCCTGAGCGAAAGTTTCAGAAGGCACAAAATCCAGGTTATCATGGGAAGACATGAGCTGGACCTTGCATATATGACTATCGGATATGCCGAAGCTTCTGGTGGGCCAGGTGTGCTGATCGTCACTCCTGGCCCGGGTCTCGGTAATATTATCTCGGGCTGCATGGAGGCGCACGCCGGCAATGTGCCGCTATTGATCCTGCACGTTGACACAGGAAGAGAGGAAATCGGCAAGGGCATACTTCATGAACTGGCAGCAGTGGAAGCGCTTTTCAGACCAATTACGAAGGCGGTCTTTGCCGCGTCCCGCAAAGAAGAGGTTGTTCCTGTGCTTAGAGAAGGTTTCCGGACGATGATCACAGGGCGCCGGGGGACCGTACTCGTCTCCATCCCTTACAGATTCTTTGAAAAAGATATTTCTGCTGAAAACGAAGAACATGAAGAGCGGGAGGTTTCACCTGAGTTGGACGGGGCCATGGAAGTGCTTGAAGGGTGCCATAAGCCCGTCATAATCGGAGGAAAATCCCTCATGAGAGAAGATCTGGGAATGGCCGTCAAAGCAATTTGCGAGGAGAAGGGGATACCTTTTCTTACGACTACTTCTGGTAAAGGCGCTATATCCGAGCTGAGTCGCTGTGCCTTCGGGAATGTGATGGCAAAGGGCCTTGCCAGAGAGATTGTGTCATCGGCGGACATGGTCATTGCCCTGGGCACGAGACTCCGCGACATGGATGTGAAAAGACGGGGTGTTAAGATACATAAGCTTGTCCATATAGACGTGGATGACGCTTGGATAGGCAGGAACCATGGGGCTCACCTCGGCGCCTCAGGAGACCTCGGGACTGCCCTCGGCGGAATTCGTAAGATCCTCAAGAATTCGAGATTCGACTGGGATATGGACCTTCTGAAAGAAAAGGAACGCCGGGAGAGGGAGACCCTAAAAAAAGGTTCGACAGGATTCAGGGTCATGCAGATCATAAGAGATGCCGTCCCGCCCGAGACGACAACCGTATGGGACTTAAGTCTCGTGGGATACTGGGCCGAATATTATTTTCCCGTTGTCCACCAGAGGACATTCATCATGCCCACCGGCGTCGCCCCCACTTTTTTTAGTTTTCCCGCAGCTCTGGGCGCAAAGCTTAGCCGCACCGATCAGCCGGTTCTCTCGGTAACGGGAGACGGCAGCTTTCTTCCCTGCGCCAGTGACCTCGCCACAGCAAAACAGTACAACATCCCCGTGGTGATCCTCGTATACAACAGTGGCGGCTTCGGAATCCTGGAGGAATATATGGATTCATCATACGGTATTCGTAGTTCCATGGCCCTGGCTAATCCCGACTTCACAAAACTTGCAAAGTCTTTTGGTATCAAGGCGAAAAAGGCCGGTACATTGGACCGCCTGAAGGGTTTGTTTCGAGATGATGTCACGTGGGATGAGCCATTCCTTATAGAGTTGGATTTACCGGCCTTTCCACCACCGTGGAAATTTATCTTTTAA
- a CDS encoding DNA-3-methyladenine glycosylase I, which translates to MKRCEWAEGSDLLRAYHDEEWGVEIHDDTKLFEFLILEGAQAGLSWSTILKKRDGYRTAFHNFDAGKISMYSESDISALCANPDIVRNRLKIKAVVTNSAVFLRVQKEFGSFDTYIWRFVSGKTIKNEWKRMTEVPSRSPESDAMSKDMVQRGFKFTGTTICYAFMQAVGMVNDHVMDCFRYERLGCPKLVGENL; encoded by the coding sequence GTGAAGCGTTGCGAATGGGCTGAAGGAAGTGACCTCCTCAGGGCGTACCATGATGAAGAGTGGGGCGTAGAAATCCATGATGACACAAAACTGTTTGAGTTTCTCATACTTGAAGGGGCCCAAGCTGGACTGAGCTGGTCCACCATTCTCAAAAAACGGGACGGTTACAGAACGGCGTTTCACAATTTCGACGCAGGGAAGATCTCCATGTACTCGGAGAGCGACATTTCAGCGTTGTGCGCTAACCCCGATATCGTGAGGAACAGGTTAAAGATTAAGGCGGTCGTCACCAACTCCGCAGTGTTCCTGCGGGTACAAAAGGAATTTGGAAGCTTCGATACATATATTTGGAGATTTGTCAGCGGAAAGACAATTAAGAATGAGTGGAAGAGAATGACGGAGGTTCCCTCCAGATCACCAGAATCCGATGCTATGAGCAAAGACATGGTCCAAAGAGGGTTCAAGTTCACGGGTACGACGATCTGCTATGCCTTCATGCAGGCCGTCGGTATGGTGAATGATCATGTCATGGATTGTTTCAGATATGAGAGACTTGGCTGTCCGAAATTAGTCGGGGAAAACCTGTGA
- a CDS encoding serine hydrolase, whose product MTYIILFLALVLPFCLSANDSITAKSYILVEKDTFQVIAGRDYERKLPPASTTKVMTTILAIEKLDGKEMITPDPNVLKFPRSKLYLVPGNQYTSSDLMKGAMIESANDAAYTLGAYIGGSEEDFARIMTEKALAIGAENTNFKNASGLYVEGQYTTCYDLALIFKYALSSERFREIISTRYFLFHDRQRSTRYKNHNRFLFCFEPAIGGKTGFTQASKHCYVGAFEKDGKEYILSLLGSRDLWGDSVLLLKNLYEQLPSDREMRLAKAHSLVLTSYHEQTKKKPAAEKKHISKKKTGASKKHIVKRVKKNSKP is encoded by the coding sequence ATGACATATATTATTTTATTTCTGGCCTTGGTTCTTCCTTTCTGCCTTTCGGCGAACGATTCTATAACGGCCAAATCATACATCCTGGTGGAAAAAGATACGTTTCAGGTGATAGCGGGCAGAGATTATGAGAGGAAGCTGCCTCCTGCAAGCACTACCAAAGTGATGACCACCATCCTTGCAATCGAAAAGCTTGACGGCAAAGAGATGATCACCCCCGACCCTAACGTCCTGAAGTTTCCCAGGTCAAAACTCTACCTCGTACCCGGCAATCAGTATACCTCCAGCGATCTTATGAAAGGTGCGATGATTGAGTCCGCTAATGATGCAGCCTACACGCTTGGTGCCTATATAGGAGGATCCGAGGAGGATTTTGCCCGCATAATGACCGAGAAAGCCCTTGCTATAGGCGCTGAGAATACTAATTTCAAAAACGCCTCCGGCCTTTACGTGGAAGGTCAGTATACCACATGCTATGATCTTGCCCTCATATTCAAATATGCCCTTTCCAGCGAGAGGTTCAGGGAGATTATATCCACCAGGTATTTCCTGTTTCATGACCGGCAAAGATCGACACGATATAAAAATCATAACAGATTCCTCTTCTGTTTTGAACCGGCCATAGGAGGAAAGACAGGCTTTACTCAAGCATCAAAGCATTGCTATGTGGGCGCCTTTGAAAAAGACGGCAAGGAATATATACTCTCCCTCCTAGGCAGTCGAGATCTGTGGGGGGATTCGGTCCTCCTATTGAAAAACCTCTATGAGCAACTCCCCTCGGATAGAGAGATGAGGCTGGCAAAAGCGCATTCTCTTGTCCTCACATCGTATCATGAGCAGACGAAAAAGAAACCGGCGGCGGAGAAGAAGCATATTTCAAAAAAGAAAACCGGAGCCAGCAAGAAGCACATCGTTAAGAGAGTAAAGAAAAACAGCAAGCCGTAA
- a CDS encoding M48 family metalloprotease, whose translation MKGNNYTTIVLILLLLLVFPFRVYGITVEEEKKYGREMYFQIARAVPINNDLYISFYLHSMQERLEAATSLELPIVFTVIDSPTVDAFASIGGYVFITTGLISLCDKEEELAGVMAHEFAHISKRHVAKAIEKQKFMTWTTLATMLAAALIPSPAGKSAVLSAGLGGAQQMAITYTRENEEEADEVGSANADKAGYGGLGTAEFLKKLRITSDNKMVPRYLLTHPHHGERIVKIGNRWRNSTVKLDTSFFPYVTARAQILYRTPGLGIEEIWMNKYLRDNTDPVNCYAAALIYSMRGDTDESVRVASGIKSPYRDIFLGEMLVNARRYKEATDLLRYESNPIGCYFLAKAYEGGGDRPMAVKAYKEILSYANIYPELYSRLGMLCGMMGNEGDGYRFLGSYHLVLGNVDQARTNFEKAVNRYGINSKGGQEVVNLLDRLPSKNKK comes from the coding sequence ATGAAGGGCAATAACTACACGACCATTGTGCTCATCCTTCTTCTGCTCCTCGTTTTTCCGTTCAGGGTCTACGGAATAACCGTGGAAGAAGAAAAAAAGTACGGACGGGAGATGTACTTCCAAATCGCCCGTGCAGTGCCGATCAATAATGATCTGTACATATCTTTTTACCTCCACTCAATGCAGGAAAGGCTTGAAGCGGCAACCAGCCTTGAGCTCCCCATAGTCTTCACCGTCATAGATTCTCCCACAGTCGACGCATTCGCGTCCATCGGGGGCTATGTATTCATAACCACCGGGCTCATCAGTCTGTGCGATAAAGAAGAGGAACTCGCAGGGGTTATGGCCCACGAGTTTGCCCATATTTCGAAAAGACACGTGGCCAAGGCTATTGAAAAGCAGAAATTCATGACCTGGACAACACTGGCGACCATGCTTGCTGCAGCTCTGATCCCAAGCCCGGCGGGTAAATCAGCGGTCCTAAGCGCCGGCCTAGGCGGCGCCCAGCAGATGGCGATCACCTATACTAGGGAAAATGAAGAAGAAGCGGATGAGGTTGGCTCTGCAAACGCAGACAAGGCCGGCTACGGCGGCCTTGGCACGGCCGAGTTTCTGAAGAAATTGAGGATAACCTCGGATAACAAAATGGTACCGCGATACCTTCTTACCCATCCGCACCACGGGGAAAGGATCGTGAAGATTGGGAACCGATGGAGGAACAGTACCGTCAAGTTGGATACCTCCTTTTTCCCTTATGTGACGGCAAGGGCGCAGATCCTTTACAGGACCCCAGGGTTGGGTATTGAGGAGATATGGATGAACAAATACCTCAGAGACAATACGGATCCTGTGAATTGCTATGCCGCCGCCCTCATTTATTCCATGAGGGGGGATACAGATGAATCGGTACGAGTCGCTTCAGGCATCAAGTCGCCTTACAGAGACATATTTTTGGGGGAAATGCTTGTTAATGCGCGGCGATACAAAGAGGCGACGGACTTGCTCAGATACGAATCGAACCCTATCGGTTGCTATTTTCTTGCAAAGGCATATGAAGGGGGCGGTGACCGGCCAATGGCTGTGAAGGCGTACAAAGAGATACTCAGCTACGCAAACATCTACCCGGAATTATATAGCAGGCTCGGCATGCTTTGCGGCATGATGGGCAATGAAGGGGACGGATACCGATTTCTCGGCAGTTATCATCTGGTGCTTGGAAATGTTGATCAGGCACGAACCAATTTCGAAAAAGCGGTGAACAGGTACGGAATAAACTCGAAAGGTGGTCAAGAAGTGGTGAATCTTCTCGACAGACTGCCAAGTAAAAACAAGAAATAA
- the hrcA gene encoding heat-inducible transcriptional repressor HrcA, whose product MAVLTERERMVLELIVDSYIISAEAVGSRTIAKSMRNKLSSATIRNIMADLEEQGFLYKPHVVAGRIPTYKAFRYYVNSMLVLRSLRRREMQVLESLFKPRYAHVEGLMEDASKALASISKFTSIVVEPRVNTMLFKEIEFVKLSKHTVLTVFVTSAGIVHNRLVEAEENFSPVFLNSMKNYMNEKFSGVPFYTLKEEILEDVEKDKESYARLLGKIKETIENIMEEEDQREIYIEGASKMMDMPEFSDLARLKELFHTLERKEKLLRLLDSCLKEEGIHVIMGTESEIKEMRDLSIITSTYRIGEKSYGVLGVIGPIRMNYGKIIPIVNYTAKTLTDILSIM is encoded by the coding sequence ATGGCAGTATTAACGGAAAGAGAAAGAATGGTTCTGGAGCTCATAGTGGACAGCTATATCATATCCGCAGAAGCTGTCGGCTCAAGAACAATCGCAAAGTCCATGCGCAACAAGTTGAGTTCAGCCACCATAAGAAACATCATGGCGGATCTGGAGGAACAGGGTTTTCTTTATAAGCCTCATGTGGTCGCGGGAAGGATTCCAACGTACAAAGCTTTCAGATATTATGTAAACTCCATGCTTGTCTTGAGAAGCCTTCGAAGAAGAGAGATGCAGGTCCTTGAAAGCCTTTTCAAGCCGCGATACGCCCATGTTGAAGGTCTTATGGAAGACGCCTCTAAGGCCCTGGCGTCCATTTCAAAGTTTACGAGCATAGTAGTTGAACCCAGAGTCAATACGATGCTCTTTAAAGAGATTGAATTCGTGAAGCTGTCGAAGCATACGGTTCTGACCGTCTTTGTCACTTCGGCGGGCATTGTCCATAACCGCCTCGTAGAGGCAGAAGAGAACTTCAGCCCCGTATTTCTGAACAGCATGAAGAATTATATGAATGAAAAATTCAGCGGAGTACCGTTTTATACCCTCAAGGAAGAGATTCTAGAAGATGTAGAAAAAGACAAGGAGAGCTATGCCAGGCTCCTCGGAAAGATAAAAGAGACAATTGAAAATATCATGGAAGAGGAAGACCAGAGAGAAATCTACATTGAAGGCGCTTCCAAGATGATGGATATGCCGGAATTTTCCGATTTGGCGCGACTGAAGGAGCTCTTTCACACTCTGGAAAGGAAAGAAAAACTGCTCCGGCTTCTTGACAGTTGTCTTAAAGAAGAAGGCATCCACGTAATTATGGGAACAGAGAGCGAAATTAAAGAAATGAGGGACTTGAGCATTATCACGTCCACGTACCGTATTGGAGAGAAAAGCTATGGGGTGCTTGGGGTTATAGGTCCCATAAGAATGAATTACGGGAAGATTATACCTATAGTAAACTACACGGCAAAAACACTGACAGATATTCTGTCCATAATGTAG
- the grpE gene encoding nucleotide exchange factor GrpE, with the protein MNRRRGEGLETEDNGKTIEIQEKSEACEEHKKKEDPVEELQKEIETKNGLIKDLQDKMLYLHAEFENFKRLKTKEVQEILKYGNETLLQELIPVLDNMEMALNHASHTDDVKAIEEGVKITFNQFLKVLEKAGVERIEAVGKKFDPNLHEALYQEERADMEPDTVISETQKGYTLNGRIVRPSRVSVSKKPEVQ; encoded by the coding sequence ATGAATCGCAGACGGGGAGAAGGCTTGGAAACGGAAGATAACGGAAAGACTATAGAAATACAGGAAAAAAGTGAGGCTTGTGAGGAGCACAAGAAGAAAGAAGATCCTGTCGAAGAACTTCAAAAGGAGATTGAAACAAAGAATGGTCTGATCAAAGACCTGCAAGACAAAATGCTTTATCTCCACGCAGAGTTTGAAAATTTCAAAAGATTGAAGACAAAGGAGGTCCAGGAGATCCTTAAGTACGGCAACGAGACGCTTCTTCAGGAATTGATCCCGGTACTTGACAATATGGAGATGGCGCTCAACCATGCATCCCATACGGACGACGTGAAGGCCATTGAGGAAGGAGTGAAGATCACCTTTAACCAGTTCCTCAAGGTCCTTGAGAAAGCCGGAGTTGAAAGGATCGAAGCAGTGGGGAAAAAATTCGACCCCAATCTTCATGAGGCCTTATACCAGGAGGAACGAGCTGACATGGAACCCGATACCGTCATCTCGGAGACACAGAAGGGTTATACGCTGAACGGCAGAATAGTGAGACCTTCCAGGGTATCGGTCTCAAAGAAGCCGGAAGTTCAATAG